The Acidianus manzaensis genome has a window encoding:
- a CDS encoding GntR family transcriptional regulator — MTVNLSEKAYNDVLNMILKGKYKQGQRITEEQLCKDLNMSRTPVREALKMLISEGIIKKENKSYSIVSLSSDEVLMLYEIRLPLEATAAYLASERATEEDLKKMDDLLQEIKIETEKSDPDPLTLSNLNGNFHNTIAVASKNKYLQECLNDIRVKLKIIRVTLFSSYERRKEEYEEHNDIFEAIKSRNSEEAKKLMEDHENNVLKYIKQRIFMFS, encoded by the coding sequence ATGACTGTTAATCTTAGTGAAAAGGCATATAACGATGTATTAAACATGATATTGAAAGGCAAATACAAACAAGGCCAACGAATTACTGAAGAGCAGTTGTGTAAAGATTTGAATATGAGCAGAACTCCAGTTAGGGAAGCTTTGAAGATGCTAATTTCTGAGGGCATTATAAAAAAGGAAAATAAATCTTATTCTATAGTTTCGCTCTCATCTGATGAAGTTTTAATGTTATACGAAATTAGATTACCATTAGAAGCTACTGCAGCATACCTAGCTTCTGAAAGGGCTACAGAAGAAGATTTAAAAAAAATGGACGATCTTCTACAAGAAATAAAGATAGAGACTGAAAAATCTGATCCTGATCCATTGACACTATCAAATTTAAATGGTAATTTTCATAATACCATTGCCGTAGCGAGTAAGAATAAATATCTTCAAGAATGTCTGAATGATATTAGAGTAAAATTGAAAATAATTAGAGTTACCCTTTTTAGCAGTTATGAAAGAAGAAAAGAAGAATATGAAGAGCATAATGATATATTTGAAGCAATAAAAAGCAGAAATAGTGAAGAGGCTAAAAAATTAATGGAAGATCATGAAAATAACGTTCTTAAGTATATTAAGCAAAGAATATTTATGTTCTCCTAA
- a CDS encoding aldehyde dehydrogenase family protein, translating into MYTLIGGEKIDSKDKIEVRNPATGEIIDYVPSLSLEDVRKAIDLAYEEFEKINKITPAKRSNLLNNIASKIRENVEDLSKTMTLETGRPIKSSRAEIERTAKIFELASSELRRALEGQFIPLDLYDTPPGNENRIAFIKREPIGVVGAITPFNFPAASFAHKVAPAIAVGNTVVFKPSSLTPLTQIKLAEIVNQIIPKSVNIVTGNSEMIGNEFVKNRKISLITFTGSVEVGLALASQAIKEGKRVIMELGGSDAMIILEDADLNKAVKSALVGRFDFAGQFCNATKRIIVRKEIEKEFSNKLVEAVRKLKSGDPLSEDVDIPPLISNQAVMRMKEFLQNAEKEGGQVIFKGTVPSIGYYFPPTVIKLSKDSNARILKEEVFGPILPIVSVDSDDEAVKVANSTEYGLDASVFTSNFSRAYDIASKLKAGTVIINDTTRLRWDNLPFGGVMKSGIGRESIINTMLEMTEQKLVVYSR; encoded by the coding sequence ATGTATACCTTAATAGGAGGAGAAAAAATTGATTCTAAAGATAAAATTGAAGTTAGAAATCCTGCTACTGGTGAAATTATAGATTACGTTCCTTCTCTGTCGCTAGAAGATGTCAGAAAAGCTATCGATTTAGCTTATGAAGAGTTTGAAAAAATAAATAAAATAACTCCTGCTAAAAGAAGTAATTTACTCAATAATATAGCTTCAAAGATTAGAGAAAATGTAGAAGATCTTTCAAAAACTATGACATTAGAGACTGGTAGGCCAATAAAAAGTTCTAGAGCTGAAATCGAAAGAACTGCAAAAATTTTTGAACTGGCATCATCTGAACTTAGGAGAGCATTAGAAGGACAATTTATACCATTAGATCTATACGATACTCCTCCAGGTAATGAAAATAGAATAGCATTTATAAAGAGAGAACCAATTGGAGTTGTAGGTGCTATAACTCCTTTCAACTTTCCTGCAGCCAGTTTTGCACATAAAGTAGCCCCAGCTATAGCCGTAGGCAATACTGTAGTATTTAAACCGTCCTCCCTCACTCCATTAACTCAAATTAAATTAGCAGAGATAGTTAATCAGATTATCCCTAAAAGCGTAAATATAGTAACTGGAAATTCAGAAATGATAGGTAATGAGTTTGTAAAAAATAGGAAAATTTCGTTAATTACATTTACTGGTTCAGTAGAAGTAGGCTTGGCTTTAGCTAGTCAAGCAATAAAAGAAGGAAAAAGAGTAATTATGGAATTAGGAGGTAGTGACGCGATGATTATATTAGAAGATGCAGATCTAAATAAAGCTGTTAAATCTGCTTTGGTTGGAAGATTTGATTTTGCAGGACAATTCTGCAACGCTACCAAAAGAATAATAGTAAGAAAAGAAATTGAAAAAGAGTTTAGTAATAAGCTAGTCGAAGCAGTGAGAAAGTTAAAATCCGGAGATCCATTATCTGAAGACGTTGATATTCCTCCTTTAATTTCAAATCAAGCAGTGATGAGAATGAAAGAGTTTTTACAGAATGCAGAAAAGGAAGGAGGTCAAGTTATTTTCAAAGGCACAGTACCATCTATAGGATATTACTTTCCTCCTACAGTAATTAAATTATCTAAAGATTCTAATGCAAGGATATTAAAGGAAGAAGTATTTGGGCCAATATTACCTATAGTATCTGTAGATAGTGACGATGAAGCAGTAAAAGTAGCTAACTCTACTGAATATGGCTTAGATGCATCAGTATTTACTTCTAATTTTAGTAGAGCATACGATATAGCCAGTAAATTAAAAGCAGGAACAGTAATAATTAATGACACTACTAGGCTTAGATGGGATAATTTACCATTTGGTGGAGTTATGAAAAGTGGTATAGGAAGAGAAAGTATTATAAATACTATGTTAGAAATGACTGAACAGAAGTTAGTTGTCTATTCTAGGTGA
- the dgoD gene encoding galactonate dehydratase — protein sequence MKITDVKVYLVNAVWRNFTIVKIDTDDGISGYGEGTMGDFEKTIEAAVYDFKPFLIGREVNPNEIYNFLYRHFFWRGGPILMSAISAIEQALWDILGKSVNKPVYELLGGKTKDSVRVYANGFISGDRSPEEFANAVRKVVDQGFNAVKLDPFGSSGPQASRDDIEKAKSRLKAIRDAVGYNIDVMLDAHGRFNTASAVKMINEISKYEPYWVEEPVPEEDIEALKNVKDKSPITIASGERIVNKYRYREFLEKRAVDIIQPDVCHVGGIEALKEVGNMAETYYISVAPHNPNGPIATAATLNLMLILNNSLIMEYWIDAETVRRSLIKEYFNVKNSYIHPSDKPGLGIEVNEEALSRYPYKKLHLEYFSKDYKYYGDINPNVS from the coding sequence ATGAAAATAACTGATGTAAAAGTCTATTTAGTTAATGCTGTATGGAGAAATTTTACAATTGTAAAAATAGATACTGATGATGGAATATCAGGTTATGGAGAAGGAACTATGGGTGATTTTGAAAAAACTATAGAAGCAGCAGTTTATGACTTTAAACCGTTCTTAATTGGAAGAGAAGTAAATCCAAACGAAATATACAACTTCTTATATAGGCATTTCTTCTGGAGAGGTGGTCCAATACTCATGTCAGCTATAAGTGCCATAGAACAAGCATTATGGGATATTTTAGGTAAAAGTGTTAATAAACCCGTTTATGAACTGCTTGGAGGTAAAACGAAAGATTCTGTTAGAGTATATGCTAATGGATTTATCTCTGGTGATAGGAGTCCAGAAGAATTTGCAAATGCAGTAAGAAAAGTCGTAGATCAAGGATTTAATGCAGTAAAATTGGATCCTTTTGGATCTTCTGGACCACAAGCTAGCAGAGATGATATAGAAAAAGCTAAAAGTAGACTTAAGGCAATAAGGGATGCAGTAGGATATAATATTGATGTTATGCTAGATGCACATGGAAGATTTAATACTGCATCAGCAGTTAAGATGATAAATGAAATATCAAAATATGAGCCTTATTGGGTAGAAGAGCCTGTACCAGAGGAGGATATAGAAGCGTTAAAGAACGTAAAAGATAAATCTCCTATAACTATAGCTAGTGGGGAAAGAATTGTAAACAAATATAGGTATAGGGAATTTTTAGAAAAGAGAGCAGTTGACATAATTCAACCTGATGTTTGCCATGTAGGTGGAATAGAAGCATTAAAAGAAGTAGGTAATATGGCAGAAACTTATTATATATCTGTAGCACCTCATAATCCTAACGGTCCAATAGCAACTGCAGCAACATTAAATCTTATGTTAATTTTAAACAATTCGTTAATTATGGAATACTGGATTGATGCAGAAACTGTTAGAAGATCATTAATTAAGGAATACTTTAACGTTAAAAATTCCTATATTCACCCTAGTGATAAGCCAGGATTAGGTATAGAGGTAAATGAAGAAGCACTTAGCAGATATCCATACAAGAAACTGCACTTAGAGTATTTCAGTAAGGATTATAAATATTATGGAGATATAAATCCTAATGTTTCTTAA
- a CDS encoding AMP-binding protein has product MIKSKNKFDIRVFGSTYEEIRKNFVWPQKFNFIESVDENSGIALIEDSKEIKYQEIKERSNGVSKFLKELGVKKGDIVAGMLPQGFNLLSALLGSYKNGSIYLSMSILFGTDAIKFRLNHSKASVVFTTSEYVKKIKEVYNTIIVSDDGGDYNYDDIEKVSIIEYNEVKENEPIHLFYTSGTTGEPKGVLLPKSWILGHLPAWQISLDFPKEKEIFITPAEWAWIGGLGDLVLPALYYGNTVITYKRQGKFDPIDFLDVLENYKVNGTFMVPTAIRMLKNHENEVKKYNLELKAIISGGEVVNPDLITWTKNNMNTDLNQIYGQTEANLVICNSPLIMKVKPEYTGPECPGHKVLILDEEGKEVTNTIGEIAIKLPDPSAMIEYYKNPDATKLKIKNNILFTGDMGYIDNEGYIKFVGRKDDIVKVSGYRLSALEIENEISKHPSVASCAVVDIQDKIRGSIIVAFIVPKEGYKPDINLENEIKTFVKNKLATYAYPRFIFFVDDLPKTVTGKLRRVELRKLAEKMIEDRERSSS; this is encoded by the coding sequence ATGATCAAGAGTAAAAATAAATTTGATATAAGAGTATTTGGTAGCACATATGAGGAAATAAGAAAAAATTTTGTTTGGCCTCAAAAATTCAACTTCATTGAAAGTGTTGATGAAAATAGTGGTATAGCTCTAATAGAAGATAGCAAAGAAATAAAATATCAAGAAATTAAAGAAAGGAGTAATGGTGTTTCAAAATTTCTCAAAGAATTAGGAGTTAAAAAAGGAGATATAGTAGCTGGAATGTTACCTCAAGGCTTCAATTTGCTTTCTGCATTGCTAGGATCTTATAAGAATGGTAGTATTTATCTATCTATGAGTATATTATTTGGAACTGATGCAATAAAGTTTAGATTAAATCATAGTAAAGCATCAGTAGTTTTCACTACGTCAGAGTACGTAAAGAAAATTAAAGAAGTTTATAATACAATAATAGTAAGCGATGATGGAGGAGATTATAATTATGATGATATAGAAAAAGTAAGTATCATAGAATATAATGAGGTTAAAGAGAATGAACCAATACATTTATTCTATACATCAGGAACTACTGGAGAGCCAAAAGGAGTCTTACTGCCTAAAAGCTGGATTCTAGGGCATTTACCAGCATGGCAGATTTCATTAGATTTCCCAAAAGAAAAAGAAATATTTATAACGCCAGCTGAATGGGCATGGATAGGAGGTTTAGGTGATTTAGTACTTCCAGCCTTATATTACGGCAATACTGTAATTACATATAAAAGACAAGGTAAATTTGATCCTATAGATTTTTTAGATGTGTTAGAGAACTATAAAGTGAATGGAACATTCATGGTTCCTACTGCAATTAGAATGCTTAAAAACCATGAAAATGAAGTTAAAAAATATAATTTAGAATTAAAAGCTATAATAAGTGGTGGAGAAGTAGTTAATCCAGATTTGATAACTTGGACAAAAAATAATATGAATACAGATTTAAACCAAATTTATGGACAAACAGAAGCTAATTTGGTAATATGTAATTCTCCATTAATAATGAAAGTAAAGCCAGAATATACAGGTCCAGAATGTCCAGGCCATAAAGTATTAATCTTAGATGAAGAAGGAAAAGAAGTAACTAATACTATAGGAGAAATAGCGATAAAACTCCCAGATCCTAGTGCAATGATTGAATATTATAAGAATCCAGATGCTACTAAATTGAAGATAAAAAATAATATCCTATTCACTGGAGATATGGGATATATAGATAATGAAGGTTATATTAAATTTGTAGGAAGAAAAGACGATATAGTAAAAGTATCTGGTTACAGACTTAGTGCACTGGAGATAGAAAACGAAATAAGTAAGCATCCATCAGTTGCTTCTTGTGCTGTAGTCGATATCCAAGATAAAATAAGAGGATCGATAATTGTGGCTTTTATCGTACCTAAAGAAGGATATAAGCCTGATATTAATCTCGAAAATGAGATAAAAACTTTTGTAAAGAATAAGCTAGCTACATACGCTTATCCTAGATTCATATTCTTTGTTGACGATTTACCAAAGACAGTGACAGGAAAATTAAGAAGAGTAGAACTAAGAAAATTAGCAGAAAAAATGATAGAAGATAGAGAGCGTAGTTCCTCTTGA
- a CDS encoding SMP-30/gluconolactonase/LRE family protein produces MINVFSKYKAKLAEGPVYDLELNKLFWVDIDGKKIVIKDLENKEEKEITTSDLVSSLCVINNTEVIATIRHDFYIINIDSGNILSKIDGQENDLENNRFNDGKCDKLGRYWAGTMNMLKDKPSGNLYKLEGNKIEKMLSQLTVSNGLGWNPENNIMYLIDSPIRKVYSFDYDLNKGEIFNRKVLIDFKDEVGNPDGMTVDEEGYLWIAHWNGGKISRWSPNGKKVFEIKLPVTYVSSVTFGGKEMNELFITTAYKEDEPLSGKVFTYKTDTRGLPNNRFNRST; encoded by the coding sequence ATGATAAATGTATTTAGTAAATACAAGGCAAAATTAGCCGAAGGCCCAGTATATGATTTAGAATTAAATAAACTTTTTTGGGTAGATATAGACGGAAAGAAAATAGTAATAAAAGACCTTGAGAACAAAGAAGAAAAAGAAATTACTACAAGTGATTTAGTTTCTTCATTGTGTGTAATAAATAATACTGAAGTCATAGCTACAATCAGACATGACTTTTATATAATAAATATAGATTCAGGCAATATTTTAAGTAAAATTGATGGACAAGAAAACGATCTAGAGAATAATAGATTTAATGATGGAAAATGTGATAAGTTAGGAAGATATTGGGCAGGAACAATGAATATGTTAAAAGATAAACCTTCAGGAAACTTATATAAATTAGAAGGAAATAAAATAGAAAAAATGCTGAGTCAATTGACAGTTTCTAATGGTTTAGGATGGAATCCTGAGAATAATATTATGTATTTGATAGATAGTCCGATAAGAAAAGTATATTCTTTTGATTACGATCTAAATAAGGGAGAGATTTTTAATAGAAAAGTATTAATAGATTTCAAAGATGAAGTAGGTAATCCAGATGGAATGACAGTTGATGAAGAAGGATATTTATGGATAGCTCATTGGAATGGAGGAAAAATAAGCAGATGGAGTCCAAATGGAAAGAAAGTTTTTGAAATTAAACTCCCTGTAACTTACGTGTCGTCAGTCACATTTGGAGGAAAAGAAATGAACGAATTATTCATTACTACGGCTTATAAAGAAGATGAACCATTAAGTGGAAAAGTATTTACATATAAAACTGATACTAGAGGCCTTCCAAACAATAGATTCAACAGGAGTACATAG
- a CDS encoding SDR family NAD(P)-dependent oxidoreductase: MEISLKGKTCLITGGTHGIGLVTSKFFSELGARVIATGRHIPEDDKIKFVRVDLTSREDLLNFIEWYKKEIGKIDCLINNASVNSRYSILNVTLEEWDKMLALELTAPMLLSKMAAEIMIKNGVKGKIINIAAIQAKYPLPESLPYVTVKGGLISMTRSLAVDLGKYGIQVITVVPGPIYTRGEEVPEKLDKNAATLLGRMGRPQEVANLLAFLASDYNTFITGSEILIDGGRLISRKPDPNEITSGEV, encoded by the coding sequence ATGGAAATTTCGTTAAAAGGTAAAACATGTTTAATTACTGGAGGGACTCATGGAATAGGCCTAGTTACGTCAAAATTTTTTTCAGAACTTGGTGCTAGAGTAATAGCTACTGGAAGACATATACCAGAGGATGATAAAATTAAGTTTGTTAGAGTAGACTTAACTTCTAGAGAAGACCTATTAAACTTTATAGAATGGTACAAAAAAGAAATAGGTAAGATAGATTGTTTAATAAATAATGCATCTGTTAATTCTAGATACTCAATACTTAATGTAACATTAGAAGAATGGGATAAAATGCTAGCATTAGAACTTACTGCTCCAATGTTACTCTCTAAAATGGCTGCAGAAATAATGATAAAAAATGGAGTTAAAGGTAAAATAATAAATATAGCTGCGATTCAAGCAAAATATCCATTACCTGAATCATTACCTTATGTTACTGTTAAAGGTGGTCTGATTTCTATGACTAGAAGTTTGGCTGTAGATTTAGGTAAATATGGAATTCAAGTAATAACAGTAGTTCCGGGCCCAATATATACTAGAGGTGAAGAAGTACCTGAAAAATTGGATAAAAATGCTGCTACATTATTGGGAAGAATGGGAAGACCTCAGGAAGTTGCAAATCTGCTAGCATTTTTAGCTTCTGATTATAATACATTTATAACTGGCAGTGAAATTTTAATTGATGGAGGAAGACTCATAAGCAGAAAACCTGATCCTAACGAAATAACTTCAGGAGAAGTATAG
- the bgaS gene encoding beta-galactosidase BgaS has protein sequence MIGFPNNFKFGWSQSGFQFEMGSSNSEDPNTDWYVWVHDKENIMSRIVSGDFPEDGANYWENYRIFHDNAERMHLKIARLGIEWSRIFPKPLPKPKDFKENEEDITEVEINENILREIDHYANKDAITHYREIFKDIKNREIHLILNLYHWPLPLWLHDPIRIRNGDLTGPMGWLSTRTVYEFARFSAYVAWKFDDLVDLYVTINEPNVVWGNSFIPSIKANLELRKKAFYNLVQAHARAYDAIKNISKKSVGIVYANTSFQPASENDIEAVEIAEYENRWMYFDAIIRGEIKKQEKIIREDLKNKVDWIGVNYYTRTVVKKIEDGYTRVNGYGHSCGPNSVSPSGFPCSDNGWEVAPEGLYDVLVKYWNRYHIHMYVTENGIADDMDYLRPYSLVSHIYQTNRAINEGADVRGYMHWSISDNYEWGVGFSMKFGLLKVDFPTKKLYWRPSAFVYREIAKNNGITDELEFLNRIPPVQLCRCKKEL, from the coding sequence ATGATAGGATTTCCTAACAATTTTAAGTTTGGTTGGTCACAATCTGGATTTCAATTTGAGATGGGTAGTTCAAATTCTGAAGATCCTAATACTGATTGGTACGTTTGGGTTCATGATAAAGAAAATATAATGTCTAGAATAGTTAGTGGGGATTTTCCAGAAGATGGTGCTAATTATTGGGAGAATTATAGAATTTTTCATGATAACGCTGAAAGAATGCATTTAAAAATAGCTAGATTAGGTATTGAATGGTCAAGAATATTTCCTAAACCCCTACCAAAACCTAAGGATTTTAAGGAAAATGAGGAAGACATAACAGAAGTTGAAATAAATGAAAATATATTAAGAGAAATAGATCACTATGCTAATAAGGATGCAATAACTCATTATAGAGAGATATTTAAAGATATTAAGAATAGAGAAATCCATCTTATATTGAATTTATATCACTGGCCTCTACCACTCTGGCTACATGATCCAATTAGAATAAGAAATGGAGATCTTACTGGACCTATGGGATGGTTAAGTACTCGTACAGTTTACGAATTTGCAAGATTCTCTGCATACGTAGCATGGAAATTCGATGATTTAGTAGACTTATACGTTACAATTAATGAGCCTAATGTGGTTTGGGGTAATTCATTTATTCCTTCAATAAAGGCAAACTTGGAATTGAGAAAAAAGGCTTTCTATAATCTTGTCCAGGCGCACGCTAGAGCTTATGATGCGATAAAAAATATTTCAAAGAAATCTGTGGGAATAGTTTATGCTAATACCTCATTTCAGCCTGCAAGTGAAAATGATATTGAGGCTGTAGAAATTGCAGAGTATGAAAATAGATGGATGTACTTTGATGCTATAATAAGGGGCGAAATTAAAAAACAAGAAAAAATAATTAGAGAAGATTTAAAAAACAAAGTAGATTGGATAGGAGTAAATTATTACACAAGAACTGTTGTAAAAAAGATTGAAGACGGGTATACGAGAGTAAACGGTTATGGTCATAGTTGTGGACCTAACTCTGTAAGTCCCTCAGGATTTCCGTGTAGTGACAACGGATGGGAAGTAGCACCAGAAGGATTGTACGATGTGCTCGTTAAATATTGGAATAGATATCATATTCACATGTATGTTACAGAAAATGGTATTGCTGACGATATGGATTATTTGAGACCTTACTCTTTAGTTTCTCATATCTATCAAACGAATAGAGCCATAAATGAAGGAGCTGATGTTAGGGGATATATGCATTGGTCTATCTCAGATAACTATGAGTGGGGAGTAGGTTTCTCAATGAAATTTGGTTTATTGAAAGTTGATTTTCCTACTAAAAAATTATATTGGAGGCCATCAGCGTTCGTCTATAGAGAAATAGCCAAAAATAACGGAATAACAGACGAATTAGAATTTTTGAACAGAATACCTCCAGTTCAATTATGTCGTTGTAAGAAGGAACTATAG
- a CDS encoding DUF1854 domain-containing protein, which translates to MKKATEAIKFNIKVKTDVDRNLNLKEETIEINRNEINVYEDNNLVSHYNNIVKLSLESGITIDKLIGISSDNKIFEIAYFTKKKEELFKKVIDGFNKNEQIEISDKDDENSKASMSTIKWLWNIASKYRKTLIIGAILSLITTGLNLVPPYLLKILIDSVLLSPKYSTSLYINIIVFLTLSYSFLALITSIQNRTLNNLGSKIINDLRDKLYAHSIKHDYSFIERISPSRILSRLTTDAGNTNWLLVWGLPTLLTNLFTIIGIGVILFTLDATLAMFILIPIPIIIYMIIIYRKKSHRLYHRNWRRSADITSKINDTIPYFIVVRSFSKEEYESKKLREMLDKLYESNVTINKMNATYWPLMGFIVNISTILIWWIGGHEVISGIIQLGVITAFIAYISQFYGPINNLSNVLPFIQQSLTSAERIREVLETKPQITNPENPKKPEMPAEIVLENVSFGYDPHFPVIKDVNMVIKPKEKVAIVGKSGSGKSTIAKLLLRFYDVNQGKILIGGVDIREIDLDYLRRKIAYVPQDVVLFDTTVGYNVAYGSDDINEVEIIKACKIAKIHDEILKLPFMYDTILGERGTYLSGGQRQRLSIARAIIKNPDVLIFDEATSSLDIISEREVYKAMMNVSKNKTVILVTHNVHEVMNSDKIFVLSNGKIVEEGKPNDLLNKKDGAFYSMFKEQINEENISTERNIEYDDEKINLIDDVRDIKIEPSNRRSAVNVRYNGIFYENLIPKMLFPITNSKFIGFYDQENHEIFLMRDYTKLDINSRKNLETAIAYNNLIFQVEKINEINIKGDQLEWNITTNKGKIKTYTSGRRNIVVLDSKIILIDKNDNLYEIQLDRLDKRSFKLLMETI; encoded by the coding sequence ATGAAAAAAGCTACGGAGGCTATCAAGTTCAACATTAAAGTTAAAACTGACGTAGATAGAAATCTAAACTTAAAAGAAGAAACAATTGAGATAAATAGAAATGAGATAAACGTTTACGAAGACAATAATCTTGTTTCCCACTATAATAATATAGTTAAATTATCATTAGAATCAGGCATAACAATAGATAAGTTAATAGGTATATCTTCTGATAACAAAATTTTCGAAATAGCATATTTTACTAAGAAAAAAGAAGAGTTATTTAAGAAGGTAATAGATGGTTTTAACAAAAATGAGCAAATAGAAATTAGCGATAAAGATGACGAAAATTCTAAAGCTAGCATGAGTACAATAAAATGGCTTTGGAATATTGCTTCTAAATATAGGAAGACGTTAATAATAGGTGCTATACTTTCTTTAATAACTACTGGATTAAATTTAGTTCCTCCTTATTTACTTAAAATTTTAATAGATAGTGTATTGCTTTCACCTAAGTATTCTACAAGTTTGTACATAAACATAATAGTCTTCTTAACTTTATCATATTCCTTTTTAGCATTAATAACTTCAATACAAAATAGAACTTTAAATAATTTGGGTTCTAAAATAATAAACGATTTAAGGGACAAATTATATGCTCATTCAATTAAACATGATTATTCTTTTATAGAAAGAATTTCGCCTAGTAGAATTTTATCTAGGTTAACTACAGATGCTGGAAATACTAACTGGTTACTAGTTTGGGGATTGCCTACATTACTTACTAACTTATTTACTATAATAGGAATTGGTGTAATACTCTTTACTTTAGATGCTACTTTAGCTATGTTTATACTCATACCTATTCCAATTATTATCTATATGATAATAATATATAGGAAAAAATCTCATAGATTGTATCATAGAAATTGGAGAAGAAGCGCTGATATTACATCAAAAATAAACGATACTATTCCATACTTTATAGTTGTAAGATCGTTTTCAAAAGAGGAATACGAATCCAAAAAACTAAGAGAAATGTTAGATAAATTATACGAATCTAATGTTACAATAAATAAAATGAATGCAACGTATTGGCCACTGATGGGTTTTATAGTTAATATTTCTACTATATTAATATGGTGGATAGGAGGTCATGAGGTAATATCTGGAATAATCCAACTCGGTGTAATAACTGCGTTTATAGCATATATTTCACAATTTTATGGACCTATTAATAATTTAAGTAATGTTTTACCATTTATTCAACAATCCCTAACTTCGGCAGAAAGAATAAGAGAAGTTTTAGAAACTAAACCCCAAATAACTAATCCGGAAAATCCTAAAAAACCAGAAATGCCTGCTGAAATTGTATTAGAAAACGTATCATTTGGCTATGATCCTCATTTTCCTGTTATAAAAGACGTAAACATGGTAATAAAACCTAAAGAGAAAGTTGCAATAGTAGGCAAAAGTGGTTCAGGAAAAAGTACAATAGCTAAATTACTTTTAAGATTTTATGATGTAAACCAAGGAAAAATACTTATTGGAGGAGTAGATATTAGAGAAATAGATTTAGATTATCTTAGGAGAAAAATAGCTTACGTTCCTCAAGACGTAGTACTTTTTGATACTACTGTTGGTTATAATGTAGCGTATGGAAGTGACGATATCAATGAGGTAGAAATAATTAAAGCATGCAAAATAGCTAAAATTCACGATGAGATCTTAAAATTACCATTTATGTATGATACTATATTGGGAGAAAGGGGTACTTATTTGTCTGGAGGACAAAGACAGAGATTAAGTATTGCAAGAGCTATTATAAAAAATCCAGATGTTCTAATTTTCGATGAAGCTACATCTAGTTTAGATATAATAAGTGAAAGAGAAGTTTACAAAGCTATGATGAACGTATCAAAGAATAAGACAGTAATACTAGTTACCCATAATGTACATGAAGTAATGAATTCAGATAAAATATTCGTATTAAGTAATGGAAAAATAGTGGAAGAAGGAAAACCAAATGATCTATTAAATAAAAAAGATGGAGCTTTCTACTCCATGTTTAAAGAACAAATTAATGAAGAAAATATTTCTACGGAAAGAAATATTGAATATGATGACGAGAAAATTAATCTGATAGATGATGTAAGAGACATAAAAATAGAACCATCAAACAGAAGAAGTGCAGTAAATGTAAGGTATAACGGAATATTTTATGAAAACCTAATACCTAAAATGTTATTCCCTATAACTAACTCAAAATTTATAGGCTTTTATGATCAAGAAAATCATGAAATATTTCTAATGAGAGATTATACAAAACTAGATATTAATTCACGTAAAAATCTTGAAACTGCTATAGCTTATAATAATTTAATATTCCAAGTAGAGAAAATTAATGAAATTAATATAAAAGGAGACCAATTAGAATGGAATATAACTACTAATAAAGGAAAAATAAAAACATATACTTCTGGAAGAAGAAATATAGTAGTATTAGATTCAAAAATTATTTTAATTGATAAAAATGATAACTTATATGAAATACAATTAGATAGACTAGACAAAAGAAGTTTTAAACTATTAATGGAAACTATATAA